The Vitis vinifera cultivar Pinot Noir 40024 chromosome 7, ASM3070453v1 genomic interval ATGAGTAAGTCAAGAGGTGCTTGGCTGTCGAAATACACACCTGTGGCAATTATGGCCATGTCCAGGTATGGTAAAATTCAGCAACTCTATAAACGTAGTTTGGTGTTATcattaatttatgtttaaatGTAATCATCAATGTTTGTTTGATGTATGGGCAGGTTATATAGAGAAGCAAACCTTTTGCACATAATGATGGACGTCCATACGAGGCGGGCAACTCACACTCTGATGACCCAACTAAGGTACGCCATAGCACTATGACTTTATTACTTCACAAACAAACTTGAGCACCATCCTCATTCTAGTTGACCATGCTAATTGATACTCCTTCTCCCTAACACTAGACCATTGAAGTACAACTGAGTCGGAATTTAGAACATCTTATGAGCCTCACTTCATCTGTGGCACAAGACATTGCCACACTATGTACAAGGTCCAGTGAAGGACAAAGTGACTGTGCACTCACCCCACCAGAAGAAGCTATGAatgtagaaagaaagaaagacgaGGGAAGCACCGGTGTGCATCCTTATAGTGATGAAATGATAGGAAAAGGAACTGGTGCCACAAACACTCATTTTGGCCAGCAAAGAGTCACCGGTGCAGCAGTAGATGATGGCCCATGTATTGACCACCACACATGCCCACTTTCACAAAAGAGTGTTGAATTGCAATCACTTAAAGGGGTGCAAATGGGTGTTCAAGAAGGCTGTGGCAGCAAACAACCTTCTCCTACCCCTAGGCAGAGATTTAAACACACAGCGAAAATGCTTGTCGAGCCAGCCGCCATTTGCAAATCCCCCTTCGTCTCTCAATGTGTTCAACTATTTCCTAAAATCAGCCAACAAGAAAGGTTGGTTGCGGATTATGCGTTGTCAGAAGACGGTGAGCCAAGGTACTTGACATGAATTCACCATTTATTGTTAAAGTTTATAGCTATTGACTTAACACATTTTTGACATTGCAGGGAGATCTTGTGCGATATGCATGACACATATATAACACGGGATGAGCTTTCTTCGCTCAATGGAGGCCGTTGGGTAAATAGTGTGGTATGTGTCAAAGATTTCGATTAAGGCCATGGTTGTTATATAAGAAGCacattattatgttttatagtCATTTATATgtctatattttcaaattatcgGAGTGGTCTGCTGAATGATGAATGCAGAACAAGCTAGACCACCGCGTGCACACTATTTTGACCCATCATTCTCCGTGAGGCCTTAATCATAATTCTTTAATgcatttttctattattttaaattggaGACTATGTGGTGAGCTGTAAGAACAAATGGATAGGTGGTGCTAGCCAGCCTTACGGCAAATGccaaaaaacatgaaatcagaGAGCGGGTGTCGGATGTTCCTTCATGTTGAATTTGTGGGCCATGATTTCTCAAGTTGTGATCTAGTACGTCAAACCTAGTACAATGGCATCATGGCCAAAGCctttgattaatttaattatcatattatATTGCCCTACTAACCTATTAATGGCAATGTCATCAATATATGTGTAGCTATTTTTTCCTGTCTGCGACAACAACCATTGGCACGTGCACGTGGTCAATATTCCAGCTTCAAGGGTTGAAATCTTATCTTCGTTGCCTTTAAGAAGGGGTAACGGGATAAGTGTCGTATCGAGACGTTTGTCTGAGGCAATTGATAAAGCATTCCATGCTCATGGCATGCTCAGCGATTGGAGGTCTCAAAATTCGTGCATGTGCAACCCCAAATTGTGCAACAACAAAATGGGTAGATTACTTTAACCGTTATTATTTTACGTATCATTAAATATGCGGTACTGATGCATTTGTCTTTTATGTTTGATGTATGCATATGATTGGTGTAATGCAATTGGTGGTGTAGATATGATTGTGGCATGTTCGCAATCAAGTACATGGAACATTGGAACGAGGCGACACTAGCACATTCAATCGCGGAGGTAAGTGCAACCAAGACTTTAGAAATTGgtttatatgaatttttacCAAACCAGCCTATAATTTTGGTATGTGTTGTGCAGGACAAGATGCATCTATATCGATTAAGGTTGGTCATTACTTTGGTTACTAATGTAGCAAACAATGCTAGAGATAAGGTCTTGAAGGTATGTCGAATTTGATTAATAGAGGTCATCTTGGACAGGCAAGGTCAATGATGGAACCATACTTGCATGAAAGTGGGGCTGGTGGTGCCGGCAATGCATAATCAAAAGGTGGTGccctctatttttattttcctattgttTGTTTCTCTGGAAAATTTATATTTGAGGGAATTAcctttccaataaaaaatattcaggCATAAAAGTAGACTTTTTCCTGGAATCACAATTAAATACATATGAACTAAGCCAATAGATTAGTGTCCTTGCGAGTTTTGACAAGAAAAGACACACACTAGAATGAATACCCTGtgaagtattttatttattaatttttttctgtgATAAGTACCTTGTCAAGTGATTTTGATAGTTTATTACTGAAAACTTTATACCAAAATTATATATGCTGAAACATATAAAGGCTTATTGTTTGAATATTTGAGCATGTAGGTTTTATCAGTGGAAATTTAATGGTGCAGAATCTAGAGGTGGTTCGTAAGCTGGGAAAGCAATGagaaaag includes:
- the LOC109122153 gene encoding uncharacterized protein LOC109122153, translating into MSLTSSVAQDIATLCTRSSEGQSDCALTPPEEAMNVERKKDEGSTGVHPYSDEMIGKGTGATNTHFGQQRVTGAAVDDGPCIDHHTCPLSQKSVELQSLKGVQMGVQEGCGSKQPSPTPRQRFKHTAKMLVEPAAICKSPFVSQCVQLFPKISQQERLVADYALSEDGEPRSCAICMTHI